AAGAAGCAGGAGGCGGATTGGATGCTCCGGATCGACATCGTCGAGAAAGGCGACAAGCTCGAGGTAAATTCGCACTGTCTGTTGTTTGTTTATTGAGGTTGGTGTGGCAGGATTGTGACTGAAATTCTTAAACTCAGCAGTTTGATACAAGTGAACTTTGTTATGGAAAGCTGTTGTTTATTCCATTTTTCCATAATATTTGCAGAGTCCTGTGAGTATATTTATACTTGCCTTGTTTCCCCCCTTGTGACACTGGGAACTAGGAACCCATTCTGCACTGTATTCGCCTTGGTGTGAAGTTGTACCTGACAGGAATTATGTGTCCAACTAGTAGTTTCTTTCCTCTAGGCAGCGAGAAATAAAAAACTGCTCTACATGTTTCTGACTGATGTAGCTTCGTGTTTAACTGTGAGGTTTCCGCAAATGTATAATCTAAGTCTCGTACTGATATATAGGTTTGTTTTGCAGCTTGTTGAGCAAGATGAGGAAGGGCATTGCAATGCAGAATGCAAGACCATTGAGCGTGCATGTCAGGAGGTTGTTtgatatatatatttttgtaaCTGTATTGATTTTTTATGAATCTTGTTAAAGTTTGCCTTCTGATTTTACATTAATTACTAACCATAAAGGAGCAGGCACAGCACTATTTTTATTAAATATTGTCATGTTGAATTTTGCTGAATCGAATTCATTGCAGGTGGTAGGATATGCTGATACTGATGTTGCTGAGTTTgtatacaaaaataacccctcaGTTGATCAGCTGATGAAATTTCTCTGCAAAGATCTTTCGAAAGCGTGTTCTAAGGATCTGCCGCCAGTTCCAAAAGTGAGTCCTTGGAGCCTCCCTTTTCTGACTTTGAGCTTTAGGTGCTAGTATTTCCTAATAAAGACATAAGTAGAATGCTTTGGTGTCAAGCTTTGTTTTAGTTTGACAATACCCTGTTAAGTGCTCATATACAATATTGTCAAGCTGCACCTAAGGAAACTGAATCGCATTTATTATGTAGTCTGCAGTGAATTCAGTTGTTTTCTGACTTATATGTTGAAGTGCTTTGGTGAAAAATGTGGTAGTATGTTGCAAGACTTTTTTTTCCCTAACTGGGAAAGCAAAAGTAGTTATGAACTTTATGAAGTGATAGAATCAAAGACTTAACAAAGGAATTGCATGTTTTCTTTTGAAGGATGGCATTGCATGATTTTGAATCTCACTATAGCTATACTTGTTACATGGCCGTTTCACTTGTAAAAAATAACTACAAGCTGATATAAGTATAGTAGCCTGTGAGGCTTTAGGACATGAGTGTCAAGAAGATAAGTACCGACATCTCATTCGTAGACATCATTATGAATTTTACAGGATCGAGTCCCTGGGGAACCATTTGCAAGGAAGCCATCAAAAGATGCTGAGATGGAAAAGATATTGAGATCAATGGAGGTAGATACTTTAACTTCAGCCAGTTTAACTTTATCCAAGTGGATCCCAAATATTAAAAAAATGCTACTTATGGGTGATGGCAGGGTATGCCAGGAGCCCCAAGCATGAAGATGTACTCCAGGGACGATCTGATGAAAAATAACTTTGGTACtgaagacgatgatgatgaggatgatgaagacgaGGATGACAACTTCCCAAAGAACTTGGTAATGATTCAAAACAATTTGAGTGAAAAATTTCCATTCCAAGTTAAACATCTAATCGCACCTACTCGTGCAGGGAAAAGCTCTGAAAGACAAGGGTTCTCAAAAGAAAGATTTGAAACAGCAAGTCGTGCAACAGTTGAAGGATACCAGTAAAAAGTTGAAAGGGCATGTAAACAAAGTGTCCAATGTGGTAAAGAAATGGTGGAAAGGGGCAAAGAAGCCCGTCAAATCCAGCAAAAGCAAAACTGAACTCTGAAGACCACAGCATTGTTGAATCAGTTCAGTAATTTCACCCATCTCCCAATTCTCCTGGAGCAAAGTTTTAGATGATTTTCGGAAGATAAAGTTGCAGCAAACACATCAAGAGTTTTTGTTAGAGATTTTAGCTACATAAACGTGTACAATTATTTTTTTCTGTTTATTTTCAGTGTACACTAGGACAAGAACTGGACTCTGATGATAGTTTTACCAGGCTAGTCGAGTCCCAATTGGTTGTTGGTGTCTGGTACTCTGTAAAACAAACTACTGTTGACACCAGTAAATTAGATTATTGGCTACGCATAATCTAGCTGTTCACTAACTAATGTCTTACTGTCAAGTTTATCTGGGCTGCTGGAGGTTCACACAGGCAGGCATTGCCCAAATTTGTGCTAGAACATTTGTCCTCTAAAATTAGCTTGTCCCAGTTAAGAACAGGAGAAGTGTTATTCCAGAGCCACACAACCTGAAGCCGAACCGGCCCCTCTCCAGTTTCCAATTTGGAGGCCCCTCCAGTTTCCAATTTGGAAACGGGAGGTTCTCCCCGCCCCGCGGGAAGAGAAGCTTCCGACGAGCAGCTAGCTTCATCATTCCTTCCGGGCAGAGAAATAACTCTCTCCCGTCGCCGGGATCCCGCCGGTGACAATGGTAAggtggctgccgccgccgccgccagcggaCGGCGAGCTACTCTTGGGCCACGACGCCGTCACGTTGTCCTTCTTCGTGGCGTGCGTGGCCGCCACCGTCGCGCTCACGTCGTCCATGTGCTCAGCGTGCGGCCGCAAGCCAAAGGCGGCCACCAATACGGACCCGGCCGCGTCGGTCCAGCCGGCCGGGACGGGCTCCGTctccggcggcagcggcagcggcagccagGAGGCTGGCGccgaggtgggggaggaggaggcggtggtgaGGCTGTCGCCGGAGCTGGCGACGCACGGCGCCATCGACCCGGTGGCGCTGCCGTCGTCGACGTCGAAGCGGCGGCTGTCCATCAGCGTGAGCAAGAAACTGAGCATGAACATCCCGGACAAGCTGCGGCTGAGCCGGCGGGAGCACAAGGACCACCATCACAAGGTGGAGTCGGAGGACACGCTGTGGAAGAAAGGCATCATCCTCGGGGAGAAGTGCAGGATCCCCGGGGAGCGGGAGGCGGAGTTCGGCGACCCCGTCGACCCCACCGACGAGATCGCCGCCGGCAGCTTCCGCAGGTCCAGCTACTCCCGGCCTGTGTCGCGGTCGAGCTCGTTCGTCATGTACCAGCAGCcacagccgcagcagcagcagcagcacgacgCTCCCGCCTTGCACGCCTCGGATTCTTGACAGCCCGAGAGTACGTGTACTACGTGTGTATAGGCGTCAAAGCGGAGAGACTACGCTAGGGTGATGTGAGGTGCATTCAGATTCAGAtgtaattgctctataattttcTTCTGTCATCTTATCTTTATGAAATTGTGTGGTCTGAATGCATGGACAATCACCGAGTAAAAGATCCCGTTTGGAACGAATGCATTTCGTATAAAATTATTGAAAACGAAAATTTGGGGATCAGAATTCagttagggtctgtttggaacgcaggaatttcacatgaattgcataggaatttcacaagaatcaGTTCAATTTTGCAGGAAAAACATAGGAACAAGAAAAATTTCCCTTATTCCAAATAGGCCCTTATAGTTTGGAAAATTTGGGGCATCGATGACAATACCCTTCAAAGAATAGCACTCCTTCGTAATTGGTGGGTAGATGGTAGGAGGTAGAGGTCTAGAGGATACAAATGGACGGTTGAGAAAGATTTGTCAGCACGCTAAAAGAGTTCGATCGAAGAGGATGATGACCAGATGCCGGCCCTTTTTTTTGACGATGTGATGCAACAACTTGTAGTCATTCTCATCGCTTCAACTTTGGATGCACGGATAAATGGTCTTGATGACAAACACGTACACAAATTTACAAATCCCCATTTTCTCTGAATCACATTTGTGCAGCATTTACATGACACACGGTGTTGCTCTTATGCAATTGAGAAGATGAGCAATCTCTAATTACACTTGCACATGCATATTATTTTTACTTGTCCACATTTTCCCATACTACTTATCTATTGATTCCTGAGATTATCTATTGTCCATATTTATTTCAAGCTGGATAATTAGTCCGGTGTGATCTACTCGAATTGTACCAATACATGCGGACGGACGAGAAAACCTATTCACGTGCGACACTAGTATAGCTGCTGGATGAAAAATGAACAAATGCCATGGCAGATAATAATACGCATCTCCAACCGTGCAGAAACGTAAAACCCGTGAGAATGACGGATGACCAACCACGCAACCACTAGTATTTCTGTGTGCTAAAACTGGCAAGGAAAACCATGTGGTACCGTACTCTCGGATTTATTTCGAACGAAACAGGGCATTGATTGAAATTTAGAGTCTGTGAATCATTTCGGTcatggctctctctctctctctctgcgcaCCCCCCCCCTGTTCAGTCCGATCGATCGAGAGTGTGAGAGAGGTGTGTGTCATGCATGCCCCTAAACCCTAAATGATCTTAAGAAACAAATACAACGAGGATTGCATTGCAGTTGATGAGATATTGCACATGGCACAAGACGTGTCAGCAACGGTATTTGCTTCACTCAGCTAGAAGATGGAAACCATGTCATTAATTAACGCCGCAACACACAGCAAACCAAGCAGTACCAAATACTACTATGTTGATAGTAAATCATAGCAGGACTCCATGAGAACCATATATATAATCCATAAAGTAACTTGCCAGGCCTACTAGGCTAGGTAGGCCAACAATTGACACGCTAGATATAAGCGACAGACAGTGGACGATCTATATATGATGTTTAGACTGATTAGCACTCGAGCTCCGGGATGATGCATCCATGCATGCGATAGCATGAACGAGTAGCTAGCTAGGTCctattagggcagtcccaatgaaagaaactagtagtttctataacataagatatcgcaccaaaaaaatactgctttccaacccatagtttatatgagtaataactattttctctttctctctcccaactctatcttttcctccaatggaAGTGTGACACGAGCtctctagaaactggtggtttctccccaatggcgatttcatggtttcttggtgcattgggtcaagagtagacctggtttcttcataaagaaaccatttctatgatttttgctctctttcttcattaattacgttgccatgtcagcattttgcctacgtggcaagtcatttaatgaggatagaaaccatcatcaatgcatcattgggactgcccttactaCTACACCGATTATTAATTTCTTGCGTGGCCGGGCTGCTGGAGTGCTGGAGCCCTGGAGACCCGATGGACGTTGGCGTACGTGGACGATGGTCTCACCAGACCGAGACGATGGTCCACACGGCAAGCGCCGCACACAGCAGGAAGCGGAAGAGGCGGTAGTAGAAGGAGGGCTCGTCGTGGGCAGTGCTGTCGTGGCAGGCGACGAGCATCCAGAGGACGTCGGTGGCGGATCCAGCGGTGAGCCATCCCACGATGTAGGCGAAGAAGGCGACCGGCCGCGCCGGCACGAGGACCGCCACCTTATCAGCATGGGCGCAGGCCCCCTGCAGTGGCAAATACGTAAACATGGTCACCGTCCTTGGTCGATGCGACAAGAATTGAAGAAGCTGCTTGTCAAGAACTAACGGTTTAGAATGCAGAAATTTCACATGAAGGGCCGTATCAGTTGACAAGCGAACGTCGTACGTACCAGCTCCAGCAGGCTGGAGTCGGCCGCGGACAGGGCGAACAGGGCGAGCCCCGCCGCGGCGCATCCCATTAGTAACAGGGCCGCCGCCCACGTCACATGACGCGCGCCACCTGCGCCTGATGCCCCCGCCCACGTCACGGTCACGCGCGTCACCTGCGTCCACGCCGCCGGgcgtgctgctgccgccgccgctcctgcTGGCGGTGCTGCTGCTCCCGCCGCCGACGACTCCACGGGGACGGCCACCGCAAATGATCCTGCTGGAAGACTTTATCAAACAGGGATGGCGAGGCGATAGGCGCTACAGGACGAGGTGGAGCGCTCATCACGTACCAGCACTGTTCCTCCCGGCAGCAGGATCCATCGTCCCGGCCGTCAGAACAACCAATGCAATTCGTCCCTCCAATGTCCAAACTGATGAGGACTACAGGGTCTTGTACGCACACTCACTCGATCGTGTGGAGCTAGCTAGCACTAGCAGTAGCAGCACTGCGTCTCGTCTGGCTAAAGATTTCCAAACGGGCCGGTTGAAACGGGCTGGCACGAGCCCGGTGCGAAAAAGCCCGACCCTAGCCCGGCCCTAGCCCGCCACAGCCGTGCCCGTGCCTGGCCCGGCCCGGTaccgtgcccgtgcctgggccgagGAGTCGGCCCGTAGTGCCGGCCCGGGCACGGCCCGTTACAACGGGCGGCACGGCTCAGGCAcggaggggcgccggcggggcTGCGGGCCTGCGGTACATAAGCCACCCGCCGCGGCTGCCCCCCCCAGTCCCGCACCatccaaaccctagctcatttcgcCTGCTCTCGTCTCCCTCGCGCCGCTCTCGTCTCGCTCGTCGCTATTGTCTCGCTCTCGCCCGTTCGCCTGATCCTCGCCTCGTTCCCCTGCTCCGCCGTGTCCATGGCGTTCTCCGGTGGGTTAGGGGTCAGATCCAGTGGGTTCCGTCCTCAATCTCTGCCGCGGCCGCCCCCTAGTCCCGCACCattcaaaccctagctcatttcgcCTGCTCTCGTCTCCCCCGCGCCGCTCTCGTCTCGCTCGTCGCTCTTGCCCGCTGTCGTCTCGCTCCTCGCTCTTGCCCGTTCGCCTGATCCTCGCCTCGTTCCCCTGCTCCGCCGTGTCCATGGCGTTCTCCGGTGGGTAAGGGGTCAGATCCGGTGGGTTCCGTCCTCAATCTCCCCGCTTTCCCTCTCTGccctcaatctccctcttctctctcagATCTGGTGGTTCCCGCCTTCAATCTCCATCTGTTCCCTTGTTCTTCATCCCTGAAAGTCGATTGGGACTCGTTCTTAGCATCCTCGACGCATCTCCATCTTCTGTCCGTCGTTCTCATCGCCGGCTGCCGCCACCTCCGGGGCTCCGGTCTCCGTTGAGGTACCGGGGGTGTGCATCCGGTCCATCTCATTGTCGTTTCCGGCACTCTAGCTCTAGAGGTAAGGGCCcctaccctaaccctaatcccctacCCTAACCCcctaccctaaccctaatcccctacCCTAACTGTCTTTTTCTGTTGTTGATTGATGCAGCCGTCGAGAAACCAGAGACGGCAAAGATGGCCCCAAGCGTAGGCGACGCCGATGAAGGGGAGTTTGATCACTCCCAGAACGACGAGCTGTGGATGTGCGGGTTAGCcggggatgaggaggaggacgatgtcCGCGAGGACTGTGCCGAGCTATTTGGGCGGTCTGCTGCTGATCCCCTTCCCTGTGACCAAGATGCGGTCCCGGTCCACAGGGAAGGGGCCgatcctgtaacaccctaggtgtttggctcccacaaaattgcatttcatttcataaacatgtgcatcatctacctcatcatgtcattgttactgaaacatgtatatgcaacattctcaattatgtttgtttcatacttgattgcttgtgaatggtagttagtGCAACATGATTTTCTCATACCTTAAAACATGACAACATGGTAgtgtaatatgacaagtttaaaattgcaacaaagtcatgaaacatgtgaaacatggatttgcaacattagggtaatttgagtgttttgttgttttatcacatgtgatacttagaagttggtgtagcacttgtgtagaatggttaattatggtctaatacaccttaactatacttagggtaattgatgggacattgttcatgtggaccaaaatgactaaattgccctctaaggggaggtttgacttaggatgacccatagagtgactctgtttgactgattaaaaagtctaacc
The nucleotide sequence above comes from Miscanthus floridulus cultivar M001 chromosome 18, ASM1932011v1, whole genome shotgun sequence. Encoded proteins:
- the LOC136521360 gene encoding uncharacterized protein gives rise to the protein MVRWLPPPPPADGELLLGHDAVTLSFFVACVAATVALTSSMCSACGRKPKAATNTDPAASVQPAGTGSVSGGSGSGSQEAGAEVGEEEAVVRLSPELATHGAIDPVALPSSTSKRRLSISVSKKLSMNIPDKLRLSRREHKDHHHKVESEDTLWKKGIILGEKCRIPGEREAEFGDPVDPTDEIAAGSFRRSSYSRPVSRSSSFVMYQQPQPQQQQQHDAPALHASDS
- the LOC136521359 gene encoding uncharacterized protein, which codes for MARRAVALLVAVALAAVLLYPVSAAAAAGQKKPATAARRGDIPYIRCQVCERIAREITAQVAKKQQALQPSKKVPEIEIIEIAENVCNLKKQEADWMLRIDIVEKGDKLELVEQDEEGHCNAECKTIERACQEVVGYADTDVAEFVYKNNPSVDQLMKFLCKDLSKACSKDLPPVPKDRVPGEPFARKPSKDAEMEKILRSMEGMPGAPSMKMYSRDDLMKNNFGTEDDDDEDDEDEDDNFPKNLGKALKDKGSQKKDLKQQVVQQLKDTSKKLKGHVNKVSNVVKKWWKGAKKPVKSSKSKTEL